From Panicum hallii strain FIL2 chromosome 2, PHallii_v3.1, whole genome shotgun sequence, a single genomic window includes:
- the LOC112881622 gene encoding tRNase Z TRZ2, chloroplastic-like — translation MAAASLFSPPSALLLSRTATRLSRFQTLAARKPVASTVGGGGGKGGGLLSVLDRALADEEEYRRARAQVQRKGVEVEGYAIEGISVGGHETCITVPSLNVAFDIGRGPQFAVSQDYLFVTHAHLDHIGGLPMYIATRGLYNLKPPTVFVPPCIRDDVEELLQVHRRMSQIELNVELVALDLGETYEIRNDLVARPFQTYHAIPSQGYIIYSIRRKLKKQYAHLKGSQIMKLKQSGTEITDTILYPEVAFTGDTNSDFILDPRNADALRAKVLITEATFLDDHIDVEHAREHGHMHLSEIMEHSQWFRNETIVLTHFSNRYSLEDIRQAVSRLQPKLHSKVVALTEGFKSEYR, via the exons ATGGCGGccgcctctctcttctctccccccTCGGCCCTCCTTCTCTCCCGCACCGCTACCCGCCTGTCCCGCTTCCAGACGCTTGCCGCGAGGAAGCCGGTGGCCTCCACCgtcggcgggggcggaggcaaAGGGGGCGGGCTGCTGTCGGTGCTGGACCGGGCGCTGGCGGACGAGGAGGAGTACCGGCGCGCGCGGGCTCAGGTGCAGCGCAAGGGCGTGGAGGTGGAAGGGTACGCCATCGAGGGCATCTCGGTGGGCGGGCACGAGACCTGCATCACCGTGCCGTCGCTGAACGTCGCGTTCGACATCGGCCGCGGGCCGCAGTTCGCCGTCAGCCAGGACTACCTCTTCGTCACCCACGCCCACCTCGACCACATC GGTGGTCTCCCAATGTACATAGCTACCCGCGGCCTTTACAACTTGAAGCCTCCTACTGTATTTGTACCACCCTGCATCAGGGATGATGTTGAGGAGCTGCTTCAGGTCCATCGCAGAATGAGTCAAATTGAACTGAATGTTGAATTAGTTGCACTTGATTTGG GAGAGACATACGAAATACGTAATGATCTTGTTGCCAGGCCATTTCAAACTTACCATGCCATACCCAGCCAG GGGTACATTATCTATTCTATTCGGAGAAAGTTGAAAAAGCAGTATGCGCATTTGAAAGGTAGTCAGATAATGAAATTGAAGCAATCAGGCACTGAG ATTACAGATACCATACTGTACCCGGAAGTTGCCTTCACGGGAGATACAAATTCTGATTTTATTCTTGACCCAAGAAATGCAGATGCCCTGAGAGCAAAGGTTCTCATAACTGAG GCAACCTTCCTAGATGACCACATTGATGTTGAGCATGCTAGGGAGCACGGCCACATGCATCTGTCTGAG ATCATGGAGCATTCTCAGTGGTTTAGAAACGAAACAATCGTACTCACTCATTTCTCAAATCGATATAGTCTTGAG GATATTCGACAGGCTGTTTCCAGGCTACAACCTAAGTTACATTCAAAGGTCGTTGCTCTGACAGAAGGCTTCAAATCTGAATATAGATAA
- the LOC112882933 gene encoding putative BPI/LBP family protein At1g04970 → MTNPNPLHVSSPKGQSKSFPEKTTVPTRRELDTAASPPRVFFPLTPLPLQRPTPNPRLAASLLAAMGIPLLPLLVVLQLLIAPSPAAASPHISAVISQSGLDFAKDLLVSHAAETLTPLSVPDIEKSMSIPLVGTVRMTASGIVLHGLTVTNSTVAVGDTGVVVAASLARANLTMEWSYSYSAWVVTVSDSGNASIQVEGMEVGVSMSMKNQNGSLKLSVMECGCYMKELDITLNGGASWFYQVFIDAFSNHIRSSVENAITKKITEGALKLDSFLGNLPKKVDLDSVAAMNVTFVNDPLFKSSSVEFDIDGLFIPSDETAVPSDMLLGDIEYALPLGSSSKMLWISLDENVFNSVSALYFKAGLLQRMVDKIPDQFLLNTASWRFLVPQLYRKYPDDDMLLNISAISPPSVRINVGRIDATVDLDVTVSVLDSGKIVPVACMSVSVAVSGAAAVSGNNLGGRVELDYFSFTLKWSQVGKLHTVLVQTVLRIFLKHLFVPYVNSYLEQGFPLPIIKGFSIRDAYILTSYSKLIVSCDVIFIETEALFPVQTHGRFVL, encoded by the exons GGCTAGCGGCTAGCCTCCTCGCCGCCATGGGCATCcctctcctccccctcctcgtcgtcctccaGCTGCTCATcgccccctcccccgccgccgcgtcaCCGCACATCTCCGCCGTCATCTCCCAGTCAGGCCTCGACTTCGCCAAGGACCTGCTCGTGTCCCACGCCGCGGAGACGCTGACGCCCCTGAGCGTGCCGGACATCGAGAAATCCATGAGCATCCCGCTCGTCGGCACCGTCCGCATGACCGCCTCCGGGATCGTACTCCACGGCCTCACCGTCACCAACTCCACCGTCGCCGTCGGGGATACAGGCGTCGTCGTGGCCGCCTCGCTTGCTAGAGCGAACCTCACCATGGAGTGGAGCTATTCGTACAGCGCCTGGGTCGTGACAGTCTCTGACAGTGGGAATGCTTCGATTCAG GTTGAAGGAATGGAGGTTGGGGTTTCCATGAGCATGAAGAATCAAAATGGATCGCTCAAGCTGTCTGTTATGGAATGTGGCTGTTATATGAAGGAGCTAGACATAACATTAAATGGAGGAGCATCTTGGTTCTATCAAGT GTTTATAGATGCTTTCAGCAATCATATCAGATCATCAGTGGAAAATGCAATTACGAAAAAGATAACAGAAGGTGCATTGAAGCTTGACTCGTTCCTCGGAAACCTTCCCAAGAAAGTTGATCTTGATAGTGTTGCTGCAATGaatgtgacttttgttaatGATCCACTATTCAAGAGCTCCTCTGTTGAGTTTGATATAGATGGCTTATTTATTCCATCTGATGAAACTGCTGTTCCGAGTGACATGCTTCTTGGAGATATCGAATATGCATTACCTCTTGGGAGTTCCTCGAAAATGCTTTGGATTTCATTGGATGAAAATGTTTTCAACTCTGTTTCAGCTCTCTACTTCAAG GCTGGTTTGCTGCAAAGGATGGTGGACAAGATTCCCGATCAGTTTCTTTTGAACACTGCTAGCTGGAGGTTTTTGGTTCCTCAATTGTATCGAAAATATCCAGATGATGATATGCTACTGAATATTTCTGCAATTTCGCCTCCCTCTGTGAGGATCAATGTGGGCAGAATTGACGCCACAGTTGACTTAGATGTCACAGTTAGTGTTTTGGATTCTGGCAAGATAGTTCCAGTTGCATGCATGTCAGTG TCAGTTGCTGTTTCTGGAGCCGCAGCGGTATCAGGTAATAACCTTGGTGGAAGAGTGGAGTTGGATTATTTCTCGTTTACATTGAAGTGGAGCCAAGTTGGCAAACTCCACACTGTTCTAGTTCAG ACTGTGCTACGAATTTTCCTGAAACACTTGTTTGTACCATATGTGAACTCATATCTCGAGCAAGGCTTCCCATTGCCCATCATCAAGGGTTTCTCCATCAGAGATGCATATATCCTCACTTCTTACTCAAAATTGATTGTAAGCTGCGATGTCATCTTCATTGAAACAGAGGCCCTGTTCCCTGTCCAGACCCATGGAAGATTTGTCCTATAA